The proteins below are encoded in one region of Loxodonta africana isolate mLoxAfr1 chromosome 5, mLoxAfr1.hap2, whole genome shotgun sequence:
- the ABHD18 gene encoding protein ABHD18 isoform X5, which produces MAAGNPKTKSRRSSLKNVSDLFVMGGALVLESAALLHWLEREGYGPLGMTGISMGGHMASLAVSNWPKPMPLIPCLSWSTASGVFTTGVLSKSVNWRELEKQYYTQTVYEEEIIHMLEYCGTDSFKMGQEFVKRFPSSEDKLTNLNLVSRTLKLDLTDQVVFRKSAECHGSNKTSLSAPSEGLLLQDTSKMECFNQPLPTSKSSYRGSSSQSYDLLGKEQRRNNLQKESLKFMKGVMDECTHVANFSVPVDPSLIIVVQAKEDAYIPRTGVRSLQEIWPGCEVRYLEGGHISAYLFKQGLFRQAIYDAFERFLHKYAH; this is translated from the exons CTAGAAGATCCAGCTTAAAAAACGTGTCTGACCTTTTTGTGATGGGAGGAGCTCTTGTTTTAGAATCTGCAGCTCTCCTGCACTGGCTGGAGAGGGAGGGTTATGGACCTCTGGGAATGACCGGAATATCCATGGGAGGACAT ATGGCTTCCTTAGCAGTATCCAACTGGCCTAAGCCCATGCCATTGATTCCTTGTCTGTCTTGGTCcacagcatctggggtcttcactACG GGTGTACTGAGTAAATCAGTTAATTGGAGGGAGCTGGAAAAGCAATATTATACACAAACAGTTTATGAAGAAGAAATTATTCACATGCTTGAATATTGTGGA ACGGATTCTTTCAAAATGGGACAAGAGTTTGTGAAACGTTTTCCTAGCAGTGAAGACAAGCTAACTAACCTTAATCTGGTTTCTAGAACTTTAAAGTTAGATTTGACAGACCAAGTTGTGTTCCGGAAATCTGCTGAGTGCCATGGTTCTAATAAAACATCTCTCAGTGCCCCATCGGAAGGACTTTTGTTGCAAGATACCTCTAAGATGGAGTGCTTCAATCAGCCACTTCCAACCAGCAAAAGTAGTTACAGGGGTTCCAGTAGTCAGTCATACGATCTACTCggtaaagaacaaagaagaaataatcTCCAGAAAGAATCTTTGAAATTTATGAAAGGAGTCATGGATGAATGTACTCATGTAGCAAATTTCTCAG TTCCAGTGGACCCAAGCCTAATTATAGTGGTTCAAGCCAAAGAAGATGCCTATATTCCACGAACGGGAGTTCGAAGTCTGCAAGAAATTTGGCCTGGTTGTGAAGTCCGATATCTGGAAGGGGGTCATATTAGTGCTTATCTTTTTAAACAAGGACTCTTTAG acaaGCCATCTATGATGCATTTGAACGCTTTCTCCATAAATATGCTCACTAA
- the ABHD18 gene encoding protein ABHD18 isoform X6 produces the protein MGGALVLESAALLHWLEREGYGPLGMTGISMGGHMASLAVSNWPKPMPLIPCLSWSTASGVFTTGVLSKSVNWRELEKQYYTQTVYEEEIIHMLEYCGTDSFKMGQEFVKRFPSSEDKLTNLNLVSRTLKLDLTDQVVFRKSAECHGSNKTSLSAPSEGLLLQDTSKMECFNQPLPTSKSSYRGSSSQSYDLLGKEQRRNNLQKESLKFMKGVMDECTHVANFSVPVDPSLIIVVQAKEDAYIPRTGVRSLQEIWPGCEVRYLEGGHISAYLFKQGLFRQAIYDAFERFLHKYAH, from the exons ATGGGAGGAGCTCTTGTTTTAGAATCTGCAGCTCTCCTGCACTGGCTGGAGAGGGAGGGTTATGGACCTCTGGGAATGACCGGAATATCCATGGGAGGACAT ATGGCTTCCTTAGCAGTATCCAACTGGCCTAAGCCCATGCCATTGATTCCTTGTCTGTCTTGGTCcacagcatctggggtcttcactACG GGTGTACTGAGTAAATCAGTTAATTGGAGGGAGCTGGAAAAGCAATATTATACACAAACAGTTTATGAAGAAGAAATTATTCACATGCTTGAATATTGTGGA ACGGATTCTTTCAAAATGGGACAAGAGTTTGTGAAACGTTTTCCTAGCAGTGAAGACAAGCTAACTAACCTTAATCTGGTTTCTAGAACTTTAAAGTTAGATTTGACAGACCAAGTTGTGTTCCGGAAATCTGCTGAGTGCCATGGTTCTAATAAAACATCTCTCAGTGCCCCATCGGAAGGACTTTTGTTGCAAGATACCTCTAAGATGGAGTGCTTCAATCAGCCACTTCCAACCAGCAAAAGTAGTTACAGGGGTTCCAGTAGTCAGTCATACGATCTACTCggtaaagaacaaagaagaaataatcTCCAGAAAGAATCTTTGAAATTTATGAAAGGAGTCATGGATGAATGTACTCATGTAGCAAATTTCTCAG TTCCAGTGGACCCAAGCCTAATTATAGTGGTTCAAGCCAAAGAAGATGCCTATATTCCACGAACGGGAGTTCGAAGTCTGCAAGAAATTTGGCCTGGTTGTGAAGTCCGATATCTGGAAGGGGGTCATATTAGTGCTTATCTTTTTAAACAAGGACTCTTTAG acaaGCCATCTATGATGCATTTGAACGCTTTCTCCATAAATATGCTCACTAA